The bacterium genomic interval TTGTGCTGCTAGAGTCTGGAACCAGCATTGGGCTAAAGACGGAGCCGCAGAAGTGGCAATTAGCTATGTTGCACCGGGCAAGAACCAGAGCGCAGAAATAATTATTACAGCGGAATCTTCAATTCAATATCAAGGGCAGGCAAACCGTAGCGGCAAGCTCTATTGCGGCTTTGGTCCAAAGGCGGCAAGCATTATTGATTCTGCATGGCGCGCAAAAATTTCCGCGGAGCGTCCAATTCAGATTCAGGCGCGAGACCTGCACGTAGTGAGCTTTGAAATCGGAAGCTTTAATTTGTCGCCTAGCGAATTGCTGGATTACTTGCGCCCGGGCGCGATTATTCCCATCGGCACTTTGCGTTTACCGCGAGTCGATATTTGCGTAGATGGTGTTTGTCAGGCACAGGCAGAGTTAGTTAGTTTTAATGGCAAGTTTGCTGCTCGAGTGACAGAGATTATTAACGCTCCAGTTGAGACTACTCCAGTCACAGAAGGAAGGTCACTTTTACGTGTCGAGCTTGCACGGGTTTTACTAGAGCCCACGGCTATTTATGAATTTTTCCAGAGTGGGGCAATTATCCCTACCCAAGTCTCACTTGCCCCTACGGCCTTGATTTTTATGAGTGGTGAACGCGTGGCTTCGGGCTCAATTGGGAAAACATCCGATGGGAAGCTGGCGATAAGCATCTTGCCGAAATAAGCATTCTAAGCGACCCTAGCCGGGTGGAAAATTCATTAGTTAATACCTTTATATTTTGGCAGTCGCTTGATCTTTCAAGTTTTGGAATTGCTGCGCTACTACTGACGGCTTTAACTTTAAGTTCCTTCATTAAAATCGTCACCGTGCTTGGGCTGGTTCGTGCAGGGTTTGGTGTCGATAACTTTCCTGCAGGACTGATTGTCACTTTATTGGCGCTTGTGCTCTCTTATTTTGTGATGATTCCAGTGATCGACCGGAGCGTGGCTCAAAGCGTTACTGCCTGGAATAGCTCTGCAAGCCTGCAGCCCGCTGAACGTAAAGCAACTGCTGTTGCAGCAGGATTTGAAGTCTGGAAAGAATTTGCCTGGCAGCAAAGTGATCAGGATGAACGCAATCGTTTTGCCACTTTGGCCGAGCAACTCGCAAAGAAAAAGGACTTCAAGGCGGATCGGAAATCATGGCAAGTGCTGGTGCCTGCCTTTGTCCTGACGGAATTAAAATCTGCCTTTACTACGGGCCTGACAATTTTTTTGCCATTTTTGGTGATTGACCTTCTGACGGCCAGTATCCTGATGGGCATGGGCTATACGGCGCTTAATTCTCAGATTGTAGCCTTGCCCTTGAAAATATTACTTTTTGTGCTCGCGGATGGTTGGACTTTGATTATGACAAATCTGGTCGGCTCGTATATTTAGTTTTTGGGGTGCTTGCAGTTATGGAAAATAGCTATGATCTTAGTTTAATTTCTTCTGCCTTTGGCTTGGTTCTACAACTGGCACTACCGCTTTTAGCAATTACCTTACTTGGTGCGTTAATACTTGGAATTATCCAGACCGCAACACAAATTCAAGATGATTCAATTAAATTCACTGGGAAATTTATTGCAGGATTTTGCGCTTTAATGCTTTTCGGCCTTTCTACGCTACGCACTTTAACTGCCTATGCCGTGCGCTTGTGGGGAGATGTGCAGTGGTACCAGTAGTTCCCTTAGAGTTTCCACAGTTTATCTCTCAGTCGCCAGCAGGTCTCGAGTTTCTAACGCGCATTATTGGAATGAGTATTGTCCTGGCAGCAAGCTCTGTTACGTTACTCTCGATTTGTCTGGCAAGTTGCTTTGGAATTTCTATCGCCTATTTTGGTTTGCCATTTGCCACTCAGCTGACCAATCATGGTCCAGCGTTACTTTTGGCAGAAGGTCTGTATTTCGGAGCATTGCTGCAACTGGGTATTTTTAGCGCGCTGCTCCTTGGCAGCTGGATTGAGGGTATGTTGGGATTAAACTTAAAACAAATCAATTGGAACAAGAGCGCAACGGGGCCATTAGTGGTGTTGCTGTATTTGGCCATTTTTAGCAGTGGGCTCAGTCAATATTTATTTCAACAGTTACTGAGCGGACTGCTTGCTGGCCTGCCCTGGCAAGCTGAACAAATCTTAATGAGTCTGATTCGATTGGTTGCGCAAGCATTCTCAATTAGCGCCAGTGTTTGCCTGCCGTTAATGCTGCTTGTGCTTAGCTGCGATTTGCTGTTGGGGGCGATTTCGCGCATCTATCAGGATTTTTTTACAGTCAACACTACAGCTGCGTTGCGTCTCCAGTTAGTTATGCTGATTGTAGTGATTTTACTGCCGAGCATTGCCCTGCGAATGTTGCCCGAAGTTTTTAAAGTCAGTCGAGCGGAGTTAGACGGAGTGCCAAGATAGCTGTTGCTGAAGATTTTAGTGTAAGCACTCAGTCTAACTAAGTGCCCTGAGGTAGTTACAGTGTCGAGTGAAAATCGCCCATACCCCCTAAGCTCGAGTAAGCGTGATCGCCTGCGCGCACAAGGAATTTTTCCACAAAGCGACTTACTAGTTGAAGCCTTGCGTTTGTGTGGCTTTTTATTGGTTTTGGCGTTTATGCTTCCACCGATGCTGCAGGGACTCTTGAATTTTGCTACTAAAGCATTTGCAAATTCCAACCTGCGTCAGGACCTCTGGTCAGTTGATTTTCTGGGATTCGGGGTGCAAATCTCCCAAGCCTTACTGGTGTTGATTGGCTTGCGGTTTTTGATTGGTTTGCTGCAATCTCGTTTTTTAATCGACTTTCGTTTGCTGGGGGTAAATTTGGGGCGTCTGGTTCAAGGTTTTCGTGGCTCGTTCAGGCGCGGGCTAAATGCGATGCTCTCGACGGTTATCGCCTGTCTGGCTTTATGCTTAGCATTTTATTATCTAGCGAGTAGGTCTAAGCAACTTGCCGAAGAAGCCTTAACTAGTGCAAATTTACTGACAACATCTGCATTATTTAATAAGTTCTTGTGGACTGCTGGTGGGCTTTGCTGCATTGCAGTAGTGCTGGGCATCTTTGGATACGCTCTGCGCCGAGTTTTATTTTTCAAGGCGCATGCGATGACGCGTGAAGAAGTTGAGTCGGAGCGG includes:
- a CDS encoding EscU/YscU/HrcU family type III secretion system export apparatus switch protein, whose protein sequence is MSSENRPYPLSSSKRDRLRAQGIFPQSDLLVEALRLCGFLLVLAFMLPPMLQGLLNFATKAFANSNLRQDLWSVDFLGFGVQISQALLVLIGLRFLIGLLQSRFLIDFRLLGVNLGRLVQGFRGSFRRGLNAMLSTVIACLALCLAFYYLASRSKQLAEEALTSANLLTTSALFNKFLWTAGGLCCIAVVLGIFGYALRRVLFFKAHAMTREEVESERREEEMSDLMRSSVRERSQINK
- a CDS encoding FliM/FliN family flagellar motor switch protein is translated as MSDGFDSQRVGNLEIWQQVNALEKLDAESVRYSLGLLRANLKSLLPDFGKIWNQFAATKTELKIATTDCSWKIGFPEGVQRLHSFLLNDEIAVIGIDQDAEQLINLALAELGDLNPQLKLEVKAQKALTDYLERRLLACAARVWNQHWAKDGAAEVAISYVAPGKNQSAEIIITAESSIQYQGQANRSGKLYCGFGPKAASIIDSAWRAKISAERPIQIQARDLHVVSFEIGSFNLSPSELLDYLRPGAIIPIGTLRLPRVDICVDGVCQAQAELVSFNGKFAARVTEIINAPVETTPVTEGRSLLRVELARVLLEPTAIYEFFQSGAIIPTQVSLAPTALIFMSGERVASGSIGKTSDGKLAISILPK
- a CDS encoding flagellar biosynthetic protein FliQ; the protein is MENSYDLSLISSAFGLVLQLALPLLAITLLGALILGIIQTATQIQDDSIKFTGKFIAGFCALMLFGLSTLRTLTAYAVRLWGDVQWYQ
- a CDS encoding EscR/YscR/HrcR family type III secretion system export apparatus protein; the protein is MENSLVNTFIFWQSLDLSSFGIAALLLTALTLSSFIKIVTVLGLVRAGFGVDNFPAGLIVTLLALVLSYFVMIPVIDRSVAQSVTAWNSSASLQPAERKATAVAAGFEVWKEFAWQQSDQDERNRFATLAEQLAKKKDFKADRKSWQVLVPAFVLTELKSAFTTGLTIFLPFLVIDLLTASILMGMGYTALNSQIVALPLKILLFVLADGWTLIMTNLVGSYI